DNA from Oceanispirochaeta sp.:
GTAAACAGCCAGGACAAGAGCCTGGCCCATTACAATCTTGTCGTACGGCATTATAATAGGGTTGGTGTTCTGGCAGCCGTGCTGGGTGTTCTCAGAATCGCCAGTATCAATATTGAAGAGATGGAAAACTCCATTTTTTCGGGGAGCCGTGCTGCAGTGTGCACATTGAAACTGGATGACAAACCATCGAAAGAAGTCATGGAAAAGATCAGAGCTATCGAAAACCTCATACAGGCAGTTCTGAAATAAAATCAAAAGAATCAAAAAAACACATTCAGGCGGAAAACCAGGGCGACAGTCGGGTTTTCCGCCTTTTTTGTGACATTTTCACGGACCTTATGGGTTTAAAGAGTAGTATCCCAATCAAGAGGTGATTATGAAAAAGTTCAGTTTAGTGTTCATGATATTGATGATGGGTCTTTGCACCCTGTCGGCATATGGCCAGAATGATTCAGAATCTCCAGCCCCACTGGGGTCTTTTGATTCCATCGCCATCCACATCCCAGCCCAGACAGAAATCATCAGGGGTCCTGATACAAGCGTTGATATAGATATGCCCGAGAAAGTGGCCCGCCATATAGAGGTATACAATGACAGGGGGACACTGACCATTAGATCCACAGGAGGCTCGTGGATCAAGAATTCCGATACGGTCAAAATACGAATAGCCATGCCCTACTGGGAATCCCTGAAACTGAGTTCCTCGGGGATAATCCGATCGGAGGATTCCTGGAATAGTTCTACCGCCCTTATCAGGACAAGCGGTTCGGGAGATATCATCCTGAATAACCTGAAAGCAGGATCTGCAGAATTTTCCACCAGCGGTTCAGGGGATATAAGCCTGAACTCTCTGGATTCGAAGGGGCCGGTTCTCATCCATTCTACGGGGTCCGGAACCATCTTTATTCCTGAATCCTCGGCCTCGACCCTGGAGGTCAAACTGACGGGTTCAGGTGATTTTGAAGGCTCAACCCGATCCGGAGCTCTCCTGGCCAGACTCTCAGGAAGCGGAAGGATGAGGATATCCGGGTTTGT
Protein-coding regions in this window:
- a CDS encoding DUF2807 domain-containing protein; translated protein: MKKFSLVFMILMMGLCTLSAYGQNDSESPAPLGSFDSIAIHIPAQTEIIRGPDTSVDIDMPEKVARHIEVYNDRGTLTIRSTGGSWIKNSDTVKIRIAMPYWESLKLSSSGIIRSEDSWNSSTALIRTSGSGDIILNNLKAGSAEFSTSGSGDISLNSLDSKGPVLIHSTGSGTIFIPESSASTLEVKLTGSGDFEGSTRSGALLARLSGSGRMRISGFVENADLQTTGSGEIDGSGLMAEDAFMKITGSGHVNLKDGT